In the Candidatus Methylomirabilota bacterium genome, AACGGGCCCCTTGACTTCATAGGGCCGGTCCGTAAGATGAAATCCTTGCCTCGGGCCGAAGTGGCGGAATTGGCAGACGCGCATGATTCAGGGTCATGTGCCCGCAAGGGTGTGGGGGTTCGAGTCCCCCCTTCGGCACCATCTGGACCGTCAGCCCGCTTGCGCGACATATCCAACGACTCTACCTCAGCCGCGGGCTGAGGGATACGCGCCGACCCAGCAACGACGAGCGCTGCGCTGCCTCCACCACGCGCATCGCGGCCAGGCCCGCCTGCACGTCGACGACGGCGGGGCCGCGCCGAGCCACCGCATCGAGGAAGAGCTCGAGCTGCCGGCGTAGCGGCTCGGGGCCCGCGGCCTTGAACGACTCGACCGCGCCCTCCGCGGCCTGCCAGCCGGTCGGCGTCTCGAGGTGGCGGTTGGCGAGCACGCGCACCTGCCCGCTGCCGAAATCGGCGTCCAGCGTCGCGCGCTCGCCCGCGATCACGCACTCGCGATGCGTGCCGGGTGCGAAGTAGCCGGCCTCGATGTGCGCGGGCACGTCGCCGTATTCCACCGTGGTGAACGAGCAATCGTCGAGGCCCCGGCCGAGATGGTCGCGCAGGGTGGCGGTCACCGCGGTCGCGTCGCGATCGAGCAGGTACGCGAAGAGATCGAAGTAGTGGATCGCGTCGGCCTGGGTCACCCCCACGTCGGTCCGCGGGCGCTTGAAGCCGGCGAACCGTCCCGCGCAGTACCGCACGCGGCCGAGCGCGCCGGCGGCCAGCCGCTCGCGCAGCGCGACCGTCACCGGATGAAACCGGAAGATGTGGCCCACCTGCACCACGCGGGTCGTCGCCGCGGCGAGCGCGGCGAGCCGCTCGCCCTCGGGGACGGTCAGGGTGAGCGGCTTCTCGATGAAGCAATCGCGCTCGGCGCCCAGGCAGTCCGCCGCGATGGCCAGATGGCTCTCGGCGGGCGTGACGATGTCGACCGCGTCGACCTGGGGCAGCGCCCGGCGGAAGTCGTCCACCACGCAGGCGGGCGCCACGCCGGCGCCGATCGCCAAGGCGCGCCGGTCGGGGTCGACGTCGGCCACCCACCGCTCGACGCCCAGCTCGCCCAGCACGCGCAGATGCTTCTCGCCCCAGCGGCCCAGGCCGACCAGCAGGATCTTCATCGCGCGGTGGTCGGTTCGCCGCCCACGTCCTCGACGATCTCGTAGCGCAGCCGCCGGTCCTTCATCCAGCGCACCACCAGCAGATCCACGAACGCGCGCGCGGCCCGGTTGCCGATACCGTACTTGGACCGCCCGAAGCGCCGGGGCCGGTGATTCACCGGCATCTCGAGCACCCGGAAGCCCTGCATCGTCAGGAGCGTCGGGACGAATCGGTGGAACCCGTGGTAGAGAACCAGCTCGCGCAGGCACTCTCGCCGGAACGCGCGGAAGGTGCAGCCGCTGTCCTGCACGGCCTCGTCGCTGAGGCGGTTGCGCACCCGATTGGCGATGCGCGAGGAGATCCGCCGAATCCACGAATCGCCCGCCGCCCGGTCCACTCGATAGCCGGTCACCGCGTCCCACCGGCCGAGCTGGGCGAGCATCGCCGGGATATCGCGCGGGTCGTTCTGGAGGTCGGCGTCCATCACCACCACGTGGCGGCCGAGCGCCGCCTTCAGGCCCGCGTCGGTGGCGGCGGTCTCCCCCGCGTTCACTTTCAGGCGCACGAGCCTCACCCGCTGGTCCTGCTCGCGGAACCCGCGGACGATGTCGGCGCTCCGGTCGCGGCTGCCGTCGTCGACGAAGATCACCTCGTAGCGCAGGCCGGTCGGCTCGAGGACCTCGCGGATCTCCGACCACAGCGGCGGGAGGCTGCCCTCTTCGTCGTAGACCGGAATGACGACCGACAGATCGAGCTCGCGGCCCACGGGCGGCGGCGAGACTAGATCACGCCGGCGGCGGCGAGACGCGCGGCGCGCCGCCTTGCCATTCGGGCGCCAGCGTATGGGGCAGGCCGAGACGGTCGAGGACGCGGGCCAGGGTGTGCACGACGAGATCGTCGATCTGCTTGGGGCGGTGATAGAAGGCGGGCATCGGCGGCAGCACCACCGCGCCCATCTCGGCCAGCGCGGTCAGCACGCGCAGGTGGCCGAGGTGTAGCGGGCTCTCGCGCACGACCAGGATGAGCCGCCGCCCTTCCTTGAGCGTCACGTCCGCGGCGCGCGCGATGAGGGTATCCGCGGCGCAGTGGGCGACCGCGGCGGCCGACTTGATGCTGCAGGGCACGATGACCATGCCGTCGGTCCTGAACGAGCCCGAGGCGATGGCGGCCCCGATATCGCGGTTGCGATACCGGCGAGGCGCGAGCGCCTCGACGTCGTCGACCGCGTAGTCCGTCTCCTCGACGATGGTCCGGCGTCCGGCGTCCGATATGACGAGGTGCGCCTCGACGTCGGGGATCCCACGCAGCAGCTCCAGGAAGCGGATGCCGTAGATGGCGCCGGAGGCCCCGCTGATCCCGACCACCAGGCGCTTCACAGACGGAACCTCCGCCGGTACACCTCGTCGCGCGTCTTCTGGTAGAGCAGCTCCCACTCCGCGCTGCCTTCGGGCGCGGGCCGCGAGTAGGTGCTCAGGGAGCGGCGCACCTCCTGGTCGATCGACTCCTCGAGCTTCGACTCGTCCTCGAGCACGCGGAAGACTTCCGTGCGCAGGTGCCCGTGGGCCTTCTCGTCGGCGGCCTTGATCATCACGCTCTCGGTGGCGGTCAGATCGGCGACGATGCGGTCCGCGAGCGCGAACATGCGTTCGCGGCTCATGCGGGTCACAGCACGAACCCCCGCTCCTTGGCGAGCTTGGCCTTCACCAGCGTGAAGAGGCGCTTGTAGTCCGAGGCCGAGTCGCGGATGAGCTTGGCGTTGTCCATCAGGAGGGCCCGGGCGTCGGCGTCGATCTTCTCTTCGGCCTGGAAGTTCTCCACGAGGATCCGGCGGACCACGTCTCGCGCCCGCGCCTCGTCCCGGACGTCGGCAAGCTTGCGCCCGACCAGCCGCTTGACCACGGCCTCCGCCATCCGCCCGGCCACCTCGTCCCTTCGCGCCATGCCCGAAGAGACAGGGTACACGGCGCCGAACGGGGGTGTCAAGCACAACTATACGGAAAATTGGTCAAAAGTGGCCGTCAGGACCCGGGAGAAGCAGACGGAATCGGGACCCTTTGCCGGGCAGGCTCTCCACTTCGATGCGGCCGCCGTGAGCCTCGGCCAGGGCCTTCACGAGGCTCAGCCCGAGCCCCAGACCCCGGGCCGCCACCGTCTCGGGATGGGGCACCCGCACGTACTTGTCGAAGATGCGGGGCAGCTGCTCGGCCGGGATACCGACGCCGTCGTCCTCCACCGCCACCTCGACCATCCCCGGGTCGTCCGGCGCCGCACACGCCGATACGTCGACGCGGCCGCCCCGTGGCGAGTACTTCACCGCATTGGACAGGAGGTTCTTCATCATTCGATCCAGCGCGTCGGGATCCGCCTGGACGGCCGCGCCGGGCGTGCTGGTGGTCCAGCGGAAGCGGTGGCCGCGGTGCTCGGCCGCGAACAGCTCGACATTGCGCTCCAGCAGCGCGTCGAGATCGACCGGCTCGGGCCGCAGCTCCAGCGGCCGTCCCGTCTCGATGCGGGAGAGATCGAGCAGCTCGCCCACGATGCGCCCGAGGGTGCACGCCTCGGTGTGGAGATACACCAGGCAGCGGCGGGCTTTCTCCGGCGGCAGCGTGGCGCGAAGGAGCAGCTCGCTGAAGCCCTGCAGCGCGGTCAGCGGCGTGCGCAGCTCGTGCGAGACCACCGAGAGGAACTCGGTCTTGGCCTGATCCAGCTCGCGCAGGCGCGCCGTCGCGGCGGCCACCTTCTCCGACAGCTCCTCGGCAAACCGCTCCTGACGCAGCGTGAGCCGCGCGTTCTCCACCGCGAGCCCCACGTGCACGGCCAGCTCATCGGCGGCGGCCCGCGCGAGGCGTGGCAGATCGCCGGTCCACTCGACCGCGATCGCGCCGACGACGCCGGCTCCCGACGTGAGGGGCCGCGTGACCCCGCGCCGCGGACTCGGCCCCGGCGGCTCATCGGCGCGGACGCGAGGGTCGGCGCACAGGTCCGCGCTCGAGACCGCCTGGCCGCTGGCCAGCGTGAAGGCCGCGGCGCACTCCTCGTGCACGAGCGTCCCGGTCGGCACGCTGGCCAGCCGCGCGGTCCGGATGTCGTGGCCGACGAGCAGGGCGACGCGGCGGGCGCGCAGGGCGCGGCGCACGATCTCCGCGACGTCGCGCAGCGCGCTCTCCAGCGGCTCCTGCCCGTCGAGGCGGCGCTGGATCGCCAGGACGGCGTCGAGTCGGGCCGCCCGGGCGCGCGAGCCCTCCACGAGCCGGCCGACGAGCAACCCGGCGAGCACGGGCAGGCCGAGCGACAGCAGGCCGTCGAGGGTCCGGGACGTCAGGCCGTCGCGCTCGACCGCCGGCAGCGCGAACGGCGCGTGCAGAAGCCCGGCCAGGGCGCCGGCCAGGCCACCGCCGATGGCGCCCCGGCTCAGCGCGGCCCATACCGTCGGCAGGAGGTACAGATGGCGGAGCACCGAGTCCGAGCCCTGGCCGGTCAGGGCCATGCTGGCCGCCACCGCCGCCACCAGGACCAGCGGCAGGGCGATCATGGCGTGAGCGTCCGGTACGCGGCGAAGAACGCGAGGCCGGTCAGGTACCCGGGCAGCAGGCTGCCACTCCACGCGCGCAGGGCGCAGGCGACCAGCCCCACCAGCCCGAGATAGAAGATGGCGCCGGCCCGCGCTTCGGCCGCGGGTGGCAGCGCCGGGTCGAGGAGATATCGCACGACGGAAAGGCTCGTCGTGGCGAGGGCGGCGGGCCAGAAGCTGCTCCGGCGCCAGCACGCGGTGAAGAGCGCACCCCGGAAGAGCCACTCCGCCGACAGGACGTTGGCGCCGACGTCATAGGCCAACGCACCCGCGTACGCGGCGGCACTGGCGTGGACGCGATAGCCGAAGGTGAGCGAGGCCGTGAGCAGCAAGTGCAGCCCCAGAAATCCTCCGGCGGCCAGTCCGGTCACCAGTTGAATGGGCCGAGCCCCGTTCAGCCCGATCGCCCGCATCGACGGCAGTCCACGCGTCTCGTGAATCAACACCGCGGGAACCAGCAGGAAGGCGAGCGGGCCCCACGCGGTCACGCGGGCGGCGATCGCCGCCAGGATGGCCGCGGTCGCAAGCCGTAGCACCGGTCCGCGCCACCCCGGTGTCGCGGCCGTCGCCACGAGCCAGCCGATCGCGATCAAGCCCGCGTGAACCGCTCCGGTGGCGAGGCCATGGCCGACCCCGGCCCAGTTCGGCCGCAGCACCTCGAGGGCCAGGCCGAGGGCCGCCATCCACACCGCGGCGATCGCCACCTGGAA is a window encoding:
- a CDS encoding UbiX family flavin prenyltransferase translates to MKRLVVGISGASGAIYGIRFLELLRGIPDVEAHLVISDAGRRTIVEETDYAVDDVEALAPRRYRNRDIGAAIASGSFRTDGMVIVPCSIKSAAAVAHCAADTLIARAADVTLKEGRRLILVVRESPLHLGHLRVLTALAEMGAVVLPPMPAFYHRPKQIDDLVVHTLARVLDRLGLPHTLAPEWQGGAPRVSPPPA
- a CDS encoding CPBP family glutamic-type intramembrane protease; translation: MLLLSARFEPAEGVRRRPPLSPCFQVAIAAVWMAALGLALEVLRPNWAGVGHGLATGAVHAGLIAIGWLVATAATPGWRGPVLRLATAAILAAIAARVTAWGPLAFLLVPAVLIHETRGLPSMRAIGLNGARPIQLVTGLAAGGFLGLHLLLTASLTFGYRVHASAAAYAGALAYDVGANVLSAEWLFRGALFTACWRRSSFWPAALATTSLSVVRYLLDPALPPAAEARAGAIFYLGLVGLVACALRAWSGSLLPGYLTGLAFFAAYRTLTP
- a CDS encoding glycosyltransferase family 2 protein, with protein sequence MGRELDLSVVIPVYDEEGSLPPLWSEIREVLEPTGLRYEVIFVDDGSRDRSADIVRGFREQDQRVRLVRLKVNAGETAATDAGLKAALGRHVVVMDADLQNDPRDIPAMLAQLGRWDAVTGYRVDRAAGDSWIRRISSRIANRVRNRLSDEAVQDSGCTFRAFRRECLRELVLYHGFHRFVPTLLTMQGFRVLEMPVNHRPRRFGRSKYGIGNRAARAFVDLLVVRWMKDRRLRYEIVEDVGGEPTTAR
- a CDS encoding HAMP domain-containing sensor histidine kinase → MIALPLVLVAAVAASMALTGQGSDSVLRHLYLLPTVWAALSRGAIGGGLAGALAGLLHAPFALPAVERDGLTSRTLDGLLSLGLPVLAGLLVGRLVEGSRARAARLDAVLAIQRRLDGQEPLESALRDVAEIVRRALRARRVALLVGHDIRTARLASVPTGTLVHEECAAAFTLASGQAVSSADLCADPRVRADEPPGPSPRRGVTRPLTSGAGVVGAIAVEWTGDLPRLARAAADELAVHVGLAVENARLTLRQERFAEELSEKVAAATARLRELDQAKTEFLSVVSHELRTPLTALQGFSELLLRATLPPEKARRCLVYLHTEACTLGRIVGELLDLSRIETGRPLELRPEPVDLDALLERNVELFAAEHRGHRFRWTTSTPGAAVQADPDALDRMMKNLLSNAVKYSPRGGRVDVSACAAPDDPGMVEVAVEDDGVGIPAEQLPRIFDKYVRVPHPETVAARGLGLGLSLVKALAEAHGGRIEVESLPGKGSRFRLLLPGPDGHF
- a CDS encoding DUF507 family protein — its product is MAEAVVKRLVGRKLADVRDEARARDVVRRILVENFQAEEKIDADARALLMDNAKLIRDSASDYKRLFTLVKAKLAKERGFVL
- a CDS encoding Gfo/Idh/MocA family oxidoreductase, translated to MKILLVGLGRWGEKHLRVLGELGVERWVADVDPDRRALAIGAGVAPACVVDDFRRALPQVDAVDIVTPAESHLAIAADCLGAERDCFIEKPLTLTVPEGERLAALAAATTRVVQVGHIFRFHPVTVALRERLAAGALGRVRYCAGRFAGFKRPRTDVGVTQADAIHYFDLFAYLLDRDATAVTATLRDHLGRGLDDCSFTTVEYGDVPAHIEAGYFAPGTHRECVIAGERATLDADFGSGQVRVLANRHLETPTGWQAAEGAVESFKAAGPEPLRRQLELFLDAVARRGPAVVDVQAGLAAMRVVEAAQRSSLLGRRVSLSPRLR
- a CDS encoding DUF507 family protein yields the protein MFALADRIVADLTATESVMIKAADEKAHGHLRTEVFRVLEDESKLEESIDQEVRRSLSTYSRPAPEGSAEWELLYQKTRDEVYRRRFRL